The Monodelphis domestica isolate mMonDom1 chromosome 7, mMonDom1.pri, whole genome shotgun sequence genome window below encodes:
- the LOC130455364 gene encoding glutaredoxin-2, mitochondrial-like, translating into MVRRMGNRTSSSMDKSEIAPINQIQETISHNCVVIFSKTSCSYCTMAKKLFHDMDIKYTAVELDMHKYGSQFQDALLKMTGERTVPRIFVNGTFIGGATDTHRLHKEGKLLPLVHQCYFKKFRSKNF; encoded by the coding sequence ATGGTGCGGAGGATGGGAAACAGAACATCCTCTTCCATGGATAAATCAGAAATTGCTCCTATAAATCAGATCCAGGAAACAATTTCACATAATTGTGTAGTGATCTTCTCAAAAACATCCTGTTCTTATTGCACAATGGCAAAAAAGCTTTTCCATGACATGGATATAAAATATACTGCTGTGGAATTGGACATGCATAAATATGGAAGCCAGTTTCAGGATGCTCTTCTAAAAATGACTGGTGAAAGAACTGTTCCAAGAATTTTTGTCAATGGGACTTTTATTGGAGGAGCAACTGATACTCATAGGCTTCACAAAGAAGGCAAGCTGCTTCCATTAGTTCATCAGTGTTATTTTAAGAAGTTTAGATCAAAGAATTTCTGA